The Amblyomma americanum isolate KBUSLIRL-KWMA chromosome 5, ASM5285725v1, whole genome shotgun sequence genome window below encodes:
- the LOC144132635 gene encoding sulfotransferase ssu-1-like, which produces MSSEVYRYVDGVYVSCIFQEQIVKEALAYKPKPGDVFIVSYPKCGTTWMQHIVYAIYNNGIPPKDMDDFMRRAPFLEMLGPEAVDKMPRPGAIKTHLPYKHQPYSPDAKYIYVTRNPYDCCVSFYHHTKSFPAYRFEKEPFDKFFDMFIEGKVDFGDYFDHQLSWYEHINDENVLIITYEDLKMDPRAGVLKIAEFLGETYGKKLRERPEVLERILNTTSLKTMKGMNEEFRKWTEKAAEFAAQSSKYQKTAAEMPDDLKKPMTGDFVRKGIVGDWKNHFTPEQVNRMKERIESKTKGSMLMSLWKDIELP; this is translated from the exons ATGAGCTCTGAAGTTTACCGGTATGTGGACGGGGTCTACGTGAGCTGTATATTTCAAGAGCAAATCGTGAAGGAGGCTCTTGCTTACAAGCCAAAGCCAGGAGACGTCTTCATCGTGTCTTACCCAAAGTGCGGTACCACGTGGATGCAGCACATCGTGTACGCCATCTACAACAATGGAATCCCTCCAAAG GATATGGATGACTTCATGCGAAGGGCTCCTTTCCTAGAAATGCTGGGGCCTGAAGCCGTGGATAAGATGCCGCGTCCTGGAGCTATAAAGACCCACCTTCCATACAAGCACCAGCCTTACTCCCCAGACGCAAAGTATATCTACGTCACTCGGAATCCCTACGACTGCTGCGTATCCTTCTACCACCACACAAAAAGCTTTCCTGCCTACCGCTTCGAGAAAGAGCCTTTTGACAAGTTCTTCGATATGTTTATTGAAGGAAAAGTTGACTTCGGTGACTACTTTGACCACCAGCTCTCCTGGTATGAGCATATCAATGACGAAAACGTGCTCATCATAACCTACGAAGACCTTAAAATGGACCCTCGCGCAGGCGTACTGAAGATCGCGGAGTTTCTGGGAGAAACCTATGGCAAGAAACTCCGAGAGCGACCTGAGGTTTTGGAAAGGATCTTGAACACAACCAGCTTGAAAACCATGAAAGGTATGAACGAGGAGTTCAGAAAATGGACGGAGAAAGCAGCGGAGTTTGCGGCACAAAGCTCGAAGTACCAAAAGACAGCAGCAGAAATGCCGGACGACTTGAAGAAACCGATGACGGGAGACTTCGTTAGGAAAGGAATCGTGGGCGACTGGAAGAACCACTTCACCCCAGAACAGGTCAATCGCATGAAGGAAAGGATTGAGTCGAAAACAAAGGGAAGCATGCTTATGAGTCTCTGGAAGGACATTGAGCTACCGTAA